From Gemmatimonas sp., a single genomic window includes:
- a CDS encoding septum formation initiator family protein: MTPLMKRVAWGVGALAVLVYAIEGGEYGTSDLLTQRDRKAALAQNVDMLVEDVDSLRAELKAVTSDPVRLERMAREEWGMVRGEKELLYRMRTDTSRAP; the protein is encoded by the coding sequence ATGACGCCCCTGATGAAGCGTGTGGCCTGGGGTGTTGGCGCACTCGCCGTCCTCGTGTATGCGATCGAGGGCGGTGAGTACGGCACCTCCGACCTGCTCACGCAACGTGACCGCAAAGCCGCGTTGGCGCAGAACGTGGACATGCTGGTTGAGGACGTCGACTCGCTGCGCGCGGAACTGAAAGCGGTGACGAGCGATCCGGTCCGGCTCGAGCGCATGGCGCGCGAAGAGTGGGGCATGGTGCGCGGCGAGAAAGAGTTGCTGTACCGAATGCGCACGGATACGTCGCGCGCGCCGTAG